In Amycolatopsis jiangsuensis, the following proteins share a genomic window:
- a CDS encoding TetR/AcrR family transcriptional regulator translates to MTDTDSRKPRADATRNRRQLLAVATRLFVSAETGAEPSMRAIAQAAGVGIATLYRHFPTRESLVDAVYQDQVSRLTTGARALLAELDPPAALRRWMDLFGAWIATKNGMLDTLLAMVESGEIAHAHTRTELLAAIDEILEAGRTTGKLRADVPASDIAAALIGIFTVAGSPEHEAMAARLLDLLMDGLRASAPSQPRAAK, encoded by the coding sequence TTGACTGACACAGACAGCCGTAAACCGCGGGCGGACGCGACCCGCAACCGCCGGCAGCTGCTGGCCGTGGCCACCCGCTTGTTCGTTTCGGCCGAGACCGGGGCCGAGCCGTCGATGCGTGCGATCGCGCAGGCGGCCGGGGTCGGCATCGCCACGCTCTACCGGCACTTCCCCACCCGCGAGTCGCTGGTCGACGCGGTCTACCAGGACCAGGTCTCGCGACTCACCACCGGTGCCCGTGCACTCCTCGCCGAGCTCGACCCGCCCGCCGCGCTGCGACGCTGGATGGACCTGTTCGGGGCCTGGATCGCGACCAAGAACGGGATGCTCGACACGCTGCTCGCGATGGTCGAATCGGGCGAGATCGCCCATGCCCACACGCGTACCGAGCTGCTCGCGGCGATCGACGAAATCCTCGAAGCCGGCCGTACGACCGGGAAACTGCGCGCCGACGTCCCCGCCTCAGACATCGCTGCCGCGCTCATCGGCATCTTCACCGTGGCCGGCTCGCCCGAGCACGAAGCGATGGCGGCTCGCCTGCTGGACCTCCTGATGGACGGACTCCGCGCTTCCGCCCCCAGCCAACCCAGGGCGGCCAAGTAA
- a CDS encoding MFS transporter: MTESPEQPVSAPSSRRPVGKNMRWGIAVLIGVGILINYFDRSNLSVVEGPMSQDLGLSASQFGILLSSFGWSYLLFQIPMGALLDRIGVRWMQRVATLIWFVATALTALVSGMGLILFARLLLGAAEAPSLVAASKAVGYWFPVRERGLASASYEVAAKLSNVIALPLVAGATAIWGWQAGFLTTAILSLLYAAAFWLWYRDPQQKRSLSKQEYDYIVDGGAQQPGESAQPIVAGVGMFLRQRRIWGLSIGFAAYNYSFYLFLTWIPGYLEREMHMSVLKGGAYAVIPWIVATITDLVVAGWLVDRLIKKGYDPTKVRKTVLVVSMLFGLTVVGAAFTHSPGFAVLWITIAMGGLAAVSPVCWSIPSLIAPRGTVGTVGSIMNCIGQIGAITAPLITGFTVDASGAFATAFIIAGIILLIGIVSFVFVLGSLEQVTLGQPAAAVNS, encoded by the coding sequence ATGACAGAGTCGCCGGAACAGCCCGTTTCCGCACCGTCCTCACGGCGCCCCGTCGGCAAGAACATGCGTTGGGGCATCGCCGTGTTGATCGGCGTGGGAATCCTGATCAACTACTTCGACCGCAGCAATCTCTCCGTCGTCGAGGGGCCGATGTCCCAGGACCTCGGTCTCTCGGCGAGTCAGTTCGGGATCCTGCTGTCGTCGTTCGGCTGGTCGTACCTGCTCTTCCAGATCCCGATGGGCGCACTGCTCGACCGGATCGGCGTCCGGTGGATGCAGCGCGTCGCGACCCTCATCTGGTTCGTCGCCACGGCATTGACCGCGCTGGTGAGCGGTATGGGACTGATCCTGTTCGCCCGTCTCCTCCTCGGCGCGGCCGAAGCTCCGTCGCTCGTCGCCGCGTCGAAGGCGGTCGGCTACTGGTTCCCGGTGCGCGAACGCGGGCTGGCGTCGGCGTCCTACGAAGTCGCCGCGAAACTGTCCAACGTCATCGCCCTCCCGCTCGTCGCGGGCGCCACCGCGATATGGGGCTGGCAGGCGGGATTCCTCACGACGGCGATCCTGAGCCTGCTCTACGCGGCGGCGTTCTGGTTGTGGTACCGCGATCCTCAGCAGAAGCGATCGCTTTCGAAGCAGGAGTACGACTACATCGTCGACGGCGGCGCCCAGCAGCCCGGCGAATCCGCCCAGCCGATCGTCGCCGGGGTCGGGATGTTCCTTCGCCAGCGCAGGATCTGGGGGCTGTCCATCGGTTTCGCCGCCTACAACTACTCCTTCTACCTGTTCCTGACCTGGATTCCGGGCTATCTGGAACGCGAGATGCACATGAGCGTGCTCAAGGGCGGCGCGTACGCGGTCATCCCGTGGATCGTCGCGACGATCACCGACCTCGTCGTCGCGGGCTGGCTGGTCGATCGGCTGATCAAGAAGGGGTACGACCCGACGAAGGTCCGCAAGACCGTGCTGGTGGTCAGCATGCTCTTCGGCCTCACCGTCGTCGGCGCGGCGTTCACCCACTCCCCCGGCTTCGCCGTCCTGTGGATCACCATCGCGATGGGCGGGCTCGCCGCCGTCTCCCCGGTGTGCTGGAGCATCCCGTCCCTCATCGCGCCGCGCGGCACCGTCGGCACGGTCGGTTCGATCATGAACTGCATCGGGCAGATCGGGGCCATCACCGCGCCATTGATCACCGGGTTCACCGTCGATGCCAGCGGCGCCTTCGCGACCGCGTTCATCATCGCCGGGATCATCCTGCTGATCGGCATCGTCAGCTTCGTCTTCGTCCTCGGCTCCCTCGAGCAGGTCACCTTGGGACAGCCTGCCGCTGCCGTGAACAGCTGA
- a CDS encoding LacI family DNA-binding transcriptional regulator, protein MPELSLSRRSGGGRSPTSRDIARELDVSQSTVSRALNGGSVAEATRARVIEAAARRGYVVNAAARELVTKKSGLVGVVVADITNPFYPELVEAIGARLAEAGKTMLLATIGVTDDEVARVRLLLEHRVDGIIFTSTQVDSTAIPRLASDDFPLVLVNREVDGVEADAIVGDNVAGATAAAEYLLGLGHRRIALITGDARTSTSRDREAAFVRSLEGAGVRLAHRVEAGFDQRAAFSAALELLGGTRPPTAVMCVNDLIAFGVLNAARRLGIDVPGGLSVVGFDDIPMASWDAIGLTTVRQPISRMAEEAVAVLERRVADDGSEFERHLLPCELVVRSTTGVPGTTKGKV, encoded by the coding sequence GTGCCGGAGCTGTCGTTGTCTCGCCGTAGCGGAGGCGGCAGGTCGCCGACGAGTCGCGACATCGCACGGGAACTCGACGTCTCGCAGTCCACCGTCTCCCGGGCGCTGAACGGGGGATCGGTGGCCGAGGCGACCAGGGCCCGTGTCATCGAGGCCGCCGCCAGGCGTGGATACGTCGTCAACGCCGCAGCGCGCGAGCTCGTGACGAAGAAGAGCGGTCTCGTCGGCGTGGTCGTCGCCGACATCACCAACCCGTTCTATCCGGAGCTGGTCGAAGCGATCGGCGCGCGACTCGCGGAGGCAGGCAAGACGATGCTGCTGGCCACGATCGGCGTGACTGACGACGAGGTCGCTCGTGTCCGGCTGCTGTTGGAACATCGCGTCGACGGCATCATCTTCACCTCCACCCAGGTCGACTCGACGGCCATCCCGCGGCTGGCGAGCGACGATTTCCCGCTGGTGCTGGTCAATCGCGAGGTCGACGGGGTCGAGGCCGACGCCATCGTCGGTGACAACGTGGCAGGCGCGACCGCGGCCGCCGAGTATCTGCTGGGGCTGGGACATCGGCGGATCGCCCTGATCACCGGTGATGCGAGGACCAGCACCAGCCGGGATCGCGAGGCCGCGTTCGTGCGGTCGCTCGAGGGGGCCGGTGTCCGGCTGGCGCACCGCGTCGAGGCCGGGTTCGACCAGCGGGCCGCGTTCTCGGCGGCACTCGAGCTGCTCGGCGGCACGCGTCCTCCGACCGCGGTCATGTGCGTGAACGACCTGATCGCGTTCGGCGTGCTGAACGCCGCCCGGCGTCTCGGTATCGACGTGCCCGGCGGTCTTTCGGTCGTCGGGTTCGACGACATCCCGATGGCGTCGTGGGATGCCATCGGCCTGACCACCGTCCGGCAGCCCATCAGCCGGATGGCGGAGGAGGCCGTCGCAGTGCTGGAACGGCGAGTGGCCGACGACGGCAGCGAGTTCGAGCGGCACCTGCTCCCGTGCGAGCTCGTCGTTCGCTCCACGACCGGCGTTCCGGGTACGACGAAGGGAAAAGTGTGA
- a CDS encoding MDR family MFS transporter: protein MTATAEVAGDQPLGAALPKRKINAVFGAVLLGMLLAALDQTIVGTALPTIVGDLGGAGHLSWVITAYLLAETIMTVVIGKLGDLFGRKLMFQLSVVVFGIGSFFCGFADSMTWLIIWRAVQGLGGGGLMVTSTALIADVVPLRERGKYQGALGSVFGVVTVAGPMLGGLFVDHLSWRWAFYVNLPLVVVVLIVAAAAMPSVRARAKPVIDYLGILLIGLAATGLTLVTSWGGTTYPWGSPTIIGMAAGSVVLLAAFVVVELRAKEPMLPMRLFRNPVFTVSGIMSFVVGFAMLGALSYLPTYMQYVQGTSATTSGVRLLPMVLALLFASILSGNLVSRTGRYKIFPLVGTALMTLGLYLLSRLGADTGFWEASGYMAVLGLGIGLSMQVLVIAVQNTAEYRDLGVATSGATFLRSIGSSFGAAIFGTIYANQLGPNLARAAAEHPLPPGLDPHVVQVPAALHQLPRAVSDPVIEAYSDALHVVFLYAAPVGLLAFVLACFLKEVPLRDTSRAAAPDLGDGFAMPEAREHDRQLERAIATLFFRERRKAAPAIAARAGSDLDRGGLWCLVQVHLRERTDRPATLTAIGAHYALPPEVLEPAFARLELTGHLTYRRGTFALTESGRAETAKLVHAWRNWIAERLGDWGGADRAGLDAAITRVATRILDESEDPARSGRHALV from the coding sequence ATGACGGCCACGGCCGAGGTCGCCGGGGACCAGCCCCTGGGGGCCGCGCTGCCGAAGCGGAAGATCAACGCGGTGTTCGGCGCGGTTCTGCTGGGCATGCTGCTGGCCGCGCTGGACCAGACGATCGTCGGCACCGCCCTGCCCACCATCGTCGGCGATCTCGGGGGCGCCGGGCATCTCTCCTGGGTGATCACCGCCTACCTGCTGGCCGAGACGATCATGACGGTGGTCATCGGCAAGCTCGGCGACCTGTTCGGCCGGAAGCTGATGTTCCAGCTGTCGGTGGTGGTCTTCGGCATCGGCTCGTTCTTCTGCGGGTTCGCCGACAGCATGACCTGGCTGATCATCTGGCGTGCGGTGCAGGGGCTGGGTGGCGGCGGCCTGATGGTCACCTCCACCGCGCTGATCGCGGACGTGGTGCCGCTGCGCGAACGCGGGAAGTACCAGGGCGCGCTCGGTTCGGTGTTCGGGGTGGTCACCGTCGCCGGGCCGATGCTCGGCGGGCTGTTCGTGGACCACCTGTCCTGGCGATGGGCGTTCTACGTGAACCTCCCGCTGGTCGTGGTCGTGCTGATCGTCGCGGCCGCCGCGATGCCCAGCGTGCGGGCGAGGGCGAAGCCGGTCATCGACTACCTCGGCATCCTGCTGATCGGCCTCGCGGCGACCGGGCTCACGCTCGTGACGAGCTGGGGCGGCACCACCTACCCGTGGGGTTCGCCGACGATCATCGGCATGGCCGCGGGCTCGGTGGTGCTGCTGGCCGCCTTCGTGGTCGTGGAGCTGCGCGCGAAGGAGCCGATGCTGCCGATGCGGCTGTTCCGGAACCCGGTGTTCACCGTCAGCGGCATCATGAGCTTCGTCGTCGGTTTCGCGATGCTCGGCGCGCTGTCCTACCTGCCGACCTACATGCAGTACGTGCAGGGCACCTCGGCCACCACCTCCGGCGTCCGGCTGCTGCCGATGGTGCTGGCGCTGCTGTTCGCTTCGATCCTGTCCGGCAACCTGGTCAGCCGCACCGGCCGGTACAAGATCTTCCCGCTGGTGGGCACGGCGTTGATGACGCTCGGGCTCTACCTGCTGTCCCGGCTGGGGGCGGACACCGGATTCTGGGAGGCATCGGGCTACATGGCGGTGCTGGGCCTCGGCATCGGGCTCAGCATGCAGGTGCTGGTCATCGCGGTGCAGAACACCGCGGAGTACCGCGATCTCGGCGTCGCCACGTCCGGGGCGACCTTCCTGCGCTCGATCGGCAGCTCCTTCGGCGCGGCGATCTTCGGCACGATCTACGCCAACCAGCTCGGCCCGAACCTCGCCCGTGCGGCGGCCGAGCATCCGTTGCCGCCGGGGCTCGACCCGCACGTCGTACAGGTCCCGGCAGCACTGCACCAGCTGCCGCGGGCGGTCTCGGACCCGGTGATCGAGGCCTACAGCGATGCGCTGCACGTGGTCTTCCTCTACGCCGCGCCGGTGGGGCTGCTGGCGTTCGTGCTCGCCTGCTTCCTCAAGGAGGTCCCGCTGCGGGACACCTCGCGGGCGGCCGCGCCGGACCTCGGCGACGGGTTCGCCATGCCGGAAGCCCGCGAGCACGACCGGCAGCTCGAACGGGCCATCGCGACGCTGTTCTTCCGCGAGCGGCGCAAGGCGGCGCCGGCCATCGCCGCCCGCGCCGGATCGGACCTCGACCGCGGTGGTCTGTGGTGCCTCGTGCAGGTCCACCTGCGGGAGCGCACGGACCGGCCGGCCACGCTCACCGCCATCGGCGCGCACTACGCCTTGCCGCCCGAGGTGCTGGAACCGGCGTTCGCGCGGCTGGAGCTGACCGGGCACCTGACGTATCGCCGCGGAACGTTCGCGCTCACCGAGAGCGGCCGTGCGGAGACCGCGAAACTCGTGCACGCGTGGCGGAACTGGATCGCCGAACGGCTCGGTGACTGGGGTGGCGCGGACCGCGCCGGACTGGACGCCGCGATCACCCGTGTGGCGACCCGAATCCTCGACGAGAGCGAGGATCCCGCACGGTCCGGGCGGCACGCGCTCGTCTGA
- a CDS encoding 4,5-dihydroxyphthalate decarboxylase: protein MAAKLRIATYAYEHTEALLAGRVALDGVDPTFESAPLVSDIFRRMVEGHYDVAEYGMTYFLRTFDLQDSPFLALPIFPNRNFRHSAVFVNTAAGIEAPPDLAGKTIGEFAMFGHDPGVWIKGIFADEYGLTPEQSRWVIGGTDHPIPSFDWVPQPVPDGVDVRHTSGDETLGTMLESGEIDALISVDVPQALLNGSAKIARLFPGYETVERDYYRRTGIFPHMHIVAVRRELATRAGLMRSIYRAFCEAKEITQRKYSEGALKQHMGTITPWFSKHFEENRELFGEDWWPYGVGANRKAVDTFLRYHYEQGLSKRLLTSDDIFVPELLDT from the coding sequence ATGGCCGCGAAGCTGAGGATCGCCACCTACGCCTACGAGCACACCGAGGCGCTGCTCGCCGGTCGCGTCGCCCTGGACGGGGTGGACCCGACTTTCGAGTCGGCGCCGCTCGTGTCGGACATCTTCCGGCGCATGGTCGAGGGGCACTACGACGTCGCCGAGTACGGCATGACCTATTTCCTGCGGACGTTCGACCTCCAGGACTCGCCGTTCCTCGCGCTGCCCATCTTCCCGAACCGCAACTTCCGGCATTCGGCGGTCTTCGTGAACACCGCGGCGGGAATCGAGGCGCCACCGGACCTCGCGGGCAAGACCATCGGCGAGTTCGCGATGTTCGGGCACGATCCGGGGGTGTGGATCAAGGGCATCTTCGCCGACGAGTACGGGCTGACTCCCGAGCAGTCCCGCTGGGTGATCGGCGGCACCGACCACCCGATTCCCTCGTTCGACTGGGTTCCGCAACCGGTACCGGACGGCGTGGACGTGCGGCACACGAGCGGCGACGAGACCCTGGGAACGATGCTCGAGTCCGGCGAGATCGACGCGCTGATCTCAGTGGACGTCCCGCAGGCCCTGCTGAACGGCTCGGCGAAGATCGCCCGGCTCTTCCCCGGCTACGAGACCGTGGAACGCGATTACTACCGGCGCACCGGAATCTTCCCGCACATGCACATCGTCGCGGTCCGGCGGGAGCTCGCGACGCGGGCGGGTCTGATGCGGTCGATCTACCGCGCCTTCTGCGAAGCCAAGGAGATCACCCAGCGGAAGTACAGTGAAGGTGCGCTGAAACAGCACATGGGCACCATCACCCCGTGGTTCAGCAAGCACTTCGAAGAGAACAGGGAGTTGTTCGGCGAGGACTGGTGGCCTTACGGCGTCGGCGCGAACCGCAAGGCGGTCGACACCTTTCTGCGGTACCACTACGAACAGGGTCTCTCGAAGCGGCTGCTCACCAGCGACGACATCTTCGTCCCCGAGCTCCTCGACACCTGA
- a CDS encoding amino acid permease, which produces MDSTVVTEKGDNYTKALGNRQVQMIAIGGAIGVGLFLGAGGKLHTAGPSLVLSYALCGIAAYFVMRALGELVLHQPSSGSFVTYARKFIGPWAGFVSGWMYWLNWAMTGIAEITAVAIYVHKWLPDVPQWITALVALGVLMTVNLLSVKLFGELEFWFSVVKVLAIVVFLVTAVGLVLTGANIGGEKAGVQNLTNHGGFFPAGVGIALMTLQAVVFAYSAIEVVGIAAGETKDARKVLPKAINGVVWRIGVFYVGSVLLLAMLLPWPFYNGDESPFVTVFSRLGIGGIGDVMNAVVLTAALSSCNSGLYSTGRILRALADKGEAPKFVGRMNSRHVPFGGILFTSVAYVLGVVLNYIVPSEAFDIATAVASLGVVATWATLILSQMRMRQAALRGELERPSYRMPGAPYTNWATLGFLVLVIVLMGFSDGAEKIAFYSIPVIVVVLAGGWWLVSRRRQAKLGA; this is translated from the coding sequence ATGGATTCCACAGTCGTCACCGAGAAGGGTGACAACTACACCAAAGCACTGGGCAACCGCCAGGTGCAGATGATCGCGATCGGCGGGGCGATCGGGGTCGGGCTCTTCCTCGGCGCCGGGGGAAAGCTCCACACGGCCGGCCCGTCGCTCGTGCTCTCGTACGCGTTGTGCGGCATCGCCGCCTACTTCGTGATGCGCGCGCTCGGCGAACTGGTGCTGCACCAGCCCAGCTCCGGCAGTTTCGTGACCTACGCCCGCAAGTTCATCGGACCGTGGGCCGGTTTCGTGTCCGGCTGGATGTACTGGCTGAACTGGGCCATGACCGGGATCGCGGAGATCACCGCGGTCGCGATCTACGTGCACAAGTGGCTGCCCGACGTTCCGCAGTGGATCACCGCACTGGTCGCGCTCGGCGTGCTCATGACGGTGAACCTGTTGAGCGTCAAGCTCTTCGGCGAGCTCGAATTCTGGTTCTCCGTGGTCAAGGTGCTCGCGATCGTCGTGTTCCTGGTGACCGCGGTCGGGCTGGTGCTGACCGGCGCGAACATCGGCGGCGAGAAGGCCGGCGTGCAGAACCTCACCAACCACGGCGGGTTCTTCCCGGCAGGCGTCGGAATCGCGCTGATGACGCTGCAGGCCGTGGTCTTCGCGTACTCGGCGATCGAGGTCGTCGGCATCGCGGCCGGCGAGACGAAGGACGCCCGCAAGGTGCTGCCCAAGGCCATCAACGGCGTGGTGTGGCGGATCGGTGTCTTCTACGTCGGTTCCGTGCTGCTGCTGGCGATGCTGCTGCCGTGGCCGTTCTACAACGGCGACGAAAGCCCGTTCGTGACGGTCTTCTCCCGGCTCGGGATCGGCGGTATCGGCGACGTGATGAACGCGGTCGTGCTCACCGCGGCGCTGTCGTCGTGCAACTCGGGCCTGTACTCGACCGGCCGGATCCTGCGCGCCCTCGCGGACAAGGGCGAGGCCCCGAAGTTCGTCGGCAGGATGAACAGCCGGCACGTGCCCTTCGGCGGGATCCTGTTCACCTCGGTCGCCTACGTGCTCGGCGTGGTGCTGAACTACATCGTGCCCTCGGAGGCGTTCGACATCGCCACGGCGGTCGCGTCCCTCGGCGTGGTCGCCACCTGGGCCACCCTGATCCTCTCGCAGATGCGCATGCGGCAGGCCGCTCTCCGCGGCGAACTGGAACGCCCGAGCTACCGGATGCCCGGCGCGCCCTACACCAACTGGGCCACGCTCGGATTCCTCGTCCTGGTGATCGTCTTGATGGGCTTCTCGGACGGTGCCGAGAAGATCGCGTTCTACTCGATCCCGGTCATCGTCGTCGTCCTCGCGGGCGGCTGGTGGTTGGTCTCCCGCCGCCGCCAGGCGAAACTCGGCGCCTGA
- a CDS encoding NADP-dependent oxidoreductase, whose product MEEPSVSTSATTSRAVRFESFGGPEALRVREVAVPEVGPGQIRVRVTAAGLNPMDWFMTSDAETAARFGLSLPCGFGTDYAGVVDQVDDGVSEFAVGDRVFGGAMSRAVADYVVVDEAGTIAVGGEAHRTPDGVEDRTAATFAIAGCTAAAALAVVKVGAGDTVLIGGAGGGVGVFAVQLARLAGARVIGTGSATSADALRALGAEPVAYGDGLVDRVRALTPGGVSAVMDLHGTDTVLAARELGVPDERITTIAGQVDGITSANGANAPRDAVEEIAGLVAAGRLRVPIAASFPIEQIRAAVERQAGRHVHGKVVIDL is encoded by the coding sequence ATGGAGGAACCGAGCGTCAGCACGTCGGCGACCACGAGCCGGGCGGTGCGGTTCGAGTCGTTCGGCGGGCCGGAGGCCCTGCGCGTCCGCGAGGTAGCGGTGCCGGAGGTCGGTCCTGGGCAGATCCGGGTGCGGGTCACCGCAGCCGGTCTGAATCCGATGGACTGGTTCATGACCTCGGATGCGGAGACCGCCGCGCGGTTCGGCCTGAGCCTGCCGTGCGGGTTCGGCACCGACTATGCCGGGGTCGTGGATCAGGTCGATGACGGCGTGAGCGAGTTCGCGGTCGGTGATCGGGTGTTCGGTGGTGCCATGTCCCGCGCGGTCGCCGACTACGTCGTCGTGGACGAGGCGGGGACCATTGCGGTGGGCGGTGAGGCGCACCGCACCCCGGACGGCGTTGAGGACCGCACCGCTGCCACCTTTGCCATCGCGGGGTGCACGGCGGCCGCGGCTCTCGCCGTGGTCAAGGTGGGCGCGGGGGACACGGTGCTCATCGGCGGCGCGGGAGGTGGGGTGGGCGTGTTCGCCGTCCAGCTCGCGCGCCTCGCGGGCGCGCGGGTGATCGGCACGGGGTCGGCGACCTCGGCCGATGCCTTGCGCGCGCTGGGCGCCGAGCCGGTCGCCTATGGCGACGGTCTGGTCGATCGGGTCCGCGCGCTGACCCCCGGCGGTGTCTCTGCGGTCATGGATTTGCACGGGACGGACACCGTGCTGGCGGCACGCGAACTCGGCGTGCCGGACGAGCGCATCACCACCATCGCCGGCCAGGTCGACGGGATCACGTCGGCGAACGGCGCCAACGCACCGCGGGACGCGGTCGAGGAGATCGCCGGCCTGGTCGCGGCGGGCCGGCTCCGGGTGCCGATCGCGGCGAGCTTCCCGATCGAGCAGATCCGCGCCGCGGTCGAACGGCAGGCCGGGCGGCACGTGCACGGCAAGGTCGTCATCGACCTGTAG
- the ligD gene encoding non-homologous end-joining DNA ligase yields the protein MAKDSAVELEVGGRTVRISHPDRVYFPARGETKLDLVRYYLSVGEGIVRALRERPCMLHRFPSGVAGEKVHQKRVPNGAPPWLETVRVHFPRYGRHADELCVTEAAHVAWAVQMSTVEFHPWNSRRADTERPDEWRIDLDPMPDCPFSTVRRVAHVAHEVLDELGFAGWPKTSGGSGLHIYVRIEPRWGFSDVRRAALAFAREVERRAPDEVTTAWWRKDRDPAKLFVDYNQNARDHTIASAYSVRGVPEGTVSTPLRWDEIDDVDPRDCTIATVPARFAELGDLHAGIDDAAFSLEPLLEWADRDGLEEAGDD from the coding sequence ATGGCCAAGGACTCGGCGGTCGAGCTCGAAGTGGGCGGACGGACGGTCCGGATCTCCCATCCGGATCGGGTGTACTTCCCGGCGCGCGGCGAGACGAAGCTGGACCTCGTGCGCTACTACCTGTCGGTGGGCGAGGGGATCGTGCGGGCGCTACGGGAGCGGCCGTGCATGCTGCACCGGTTCCCGTCCGGTGTGGCGGGGGAGAAGGTGCACCAGAAGCGGGTGCCGAACGGCGCGCCACCGTGGCTGGAGACGGTACGGGTGCACTTCCCGCGGTACGGGCGGCACGCCGACGAGCTGTGCGTGACCGAGGCGGCGCACGTCGCGTGGGCGGTGCAGATGTCCACAGTGGAGTTCCATCCGTGGAATTCACGACGAGCGGACACCGAACGTCCGGACGAATGGCGGATAGACCTCGATCCGATGCCGGACTGCCCGTTCTCCACGGTGCGCCGGGTCGCGCACGTCGCGCACGAGGTCCTCGACGAGCTGGGCTTCGCCGGCTGGCCGAAGACCTCGGGTGGCAGTGGGCTGCACATCTACGTGCGCATCGAACCGCGATGGGGCTTCTCCGACGTGCGCCGCGCGGCGCTGGCCTTCGCCCGTGAGGTGGAGCGGCGGGCGCCGGACGAGGTGACCACCGCCTGGTGGCGCAAGGACCGCGACCCCGCGAAACTGTTCGTGGACTACAACCAGAACGCTCGCGACCACACCATCGCCAGCGCGTACTCGGTGCGTGGCGTACCGGAGGGGACGGTGTCCACCCCGCTGCGCTGGGACGAGATCGACGACGTCGACCCCCGGGACTGCACCATCGCGACGGTTCCGGCGCGGTTCGCCGAACTCGGCGATCTGCACGCCGGGATCGACGACGCGGCCTTCTCGCTGGAACCACTGCTCGAGTGGGCCGACCGCGACGGGCTGGAGGAAGCCGGAGACGACTGA
- a CDS encoding single-stranded DNA-binding protein produces MAGETLIDITGNLTSDPELRFTPTGAAVANFTIASTPRTLDKASGEWKDGDALFLRCTCWRQMAENVAESLTRGTRVWAKGRLKQRSFETKEGEKRTVVELDVDEVGPSLRYATAKISKTTRTGPDASTPPGDGWMTGAPVTAGDAPPF; encoded by the coding sequence ATGGCTGGTGAAACTCTCATCGACATCACCGGAAATCTCACGTCCGACCCCGAGCTGCGTTTCACACCGACCGGCGCGGCGGTCGCGAACTTCACGATCGCGTCCACGCCACGCACTCTCGACAAGGCCTCGGGCGAGTGGAAGGACGGCGATGCCCTGTTCCTGCGCTGCACCTGCTGGCGTCAGATGGCCGAGAACGTAGCCGAAAGCCTCACCCGGGGGACACGAGTCTGGGCCAAGGGCCGCCTGAAACAACGTTCTTTCGAGACCAAGGAAGGCGAGAAACGCACAGTCGTCGAACTGGACGTGGACGAGGTCGGCCCGTCACTGCGCTATGCCACGGCCAAAATCAGCAAAACAACCCGCACCGGTCCCGACGCATCCACCCCACCCGGCGACGGCTGGATGACCGGAGCCCCCGTCACCGCGGGCGACGCACCACCATTCTGA
- a CDS encoding HpcH/HpaI aldolase family protein: MSVTFKERIARHEELVGALVRLPSELLIDLAGFAELDFVLIDLEHGPGDTIPLQAHLAQAHSQGLATLVRIDPSEPQNVLRALDLGATGIIFPHVSTVEQAQHAVRLAHYPPLGARGFATYSRAGRYGQASTSEHLANMAERTCVFVMIEDTEGVASAAGIMAVEGVDGVMVGPADLGVSMGGRPADDPEVRSLLRQVHAVSKAQGKAVLSIVGNRAAARSAFADGSELVVYNTQQVMMQAFLDLADVKSGRGTNVNRA; the protein is encoded by the coding sequence GTGAGCGTCACGTTCAAAGAACGCATCGCCCGTCACGAGGAGCTCGTCGGCGCGCTGGTGCGGCTTCCGTCGGAGTTGCTGATCGACCTCGCGGGCTTCGCCGAGCTGGATTTCGTGCTCATCGACCTCGAGCACGGCCCCGGCGACACCATTCCGCTGCAGGCACACCTGGCTCAGGCACATTCACAGGGCCTCGCGACGTTGGTGCGGATCGACCCCTCCGAGCCGCAGAACGTGCTGCGGGCACTCGATCTCGGCGCGACCGGCATCATTTTCCCGCACGTTTCGACGGTCGAGCAGGCCCAGCACGCGGTACGGCTCGCGCACTATCCGCCGCTCGGCGCGAGGGGCTTCGCGACCTACTCGCGCGCGGGTCGTTACGGGCAGGCGAGCACCTCCGAGCACTTGGCGAACATGGCGGAAAGAACCTGTGTGTTCGTGATGATCGAGGACACCGAGGGCGTCGCGTCCGCGGCCGGAATCATGGCGGTGGAAGGCGTCGACGGCGTGATGGTCGGCCCTGCCGACCTCGGCGTGTCGATGGGCGGTAGGCCCGCGGATGACCCGGAAGTCCGGTCGCTGCTGCGCCAGGTGCACGCGGTGAGCAAAGCGCAGGGCAAAGCGGTGCTCTCGATCGTGGGCAACCGTGCTGCCGCGCGCTCGGCGTTCGCGGACGGCTCGGAACTGGTCGTCTACAACACCCAGCAGGTCATGATGCAGGCGTTCCTGGACCTCGCCGACGTGAAATCGGGCCGCGGGACGAACGTTAACCGCGCGTGA